Proteins from one Candidatus Nitrospira nitrificans genomic window:
- a CDS encoding IS3 family transposase, with protein sequence EYIEGFYNRQRRHSTLGYHSPAEYEARAAVA encoded by the coding sequence CGAATACATCGAGGGGTTCTACAATCGGCAGCGTCGGCACTCAACCCTCGGCTATCACTCCCCAGCTGAGTATGAAGCGCGGGCAGCAGTCGCGTAA